The following is a genomic window from Amycolatopsis australiensis.
CGGACGGCGCAGCCGCCGCGGTGACGTCCGCGCCGCGATCCTGGCGCTGCTCGCCGAGCAGCCCCGGCACGGCTACGAGATCATCCGCGAGATCGGCGAGCGCTCCGGCGGCTTCTGGCGCCCGAGCCCCGGCTCGGTCTACCCGACCCTGCAGCTGCTGGCCGACGAAGGCCTGGTCATCAGCAAGGACGAGCACGGCAAGAAGCTGTTCGAGCTGACCGACGCCGGCCGCGCCGCCGCGGAGCAGCAGGACAGCACCCCGCCGTGGGAGCAGATCGCGCAGGACGTCGACCCGGTCGAGGTCGGGCTCGCGAAGGCGGGCAAGAACCTGGCCGCCGCCGTCGTGCAGATCATGCGCGCGGGCACCGAGAGCCAGCAGGCCCGCGCGGCCGAGGTCCTCAACGACGCCCGGCGCTCGCTCTACGGCATCCTCGGCGAAGACGAAGACGAGTCCTCGGCTCCCGAAGAGGGCACCGAGTGACCAGGCAGGACGAGGCCGGTGGGCTTGACCCGCGCGTGCACGCGGTAGCCCACCGGCAGCGTCAGGTCGCGCTCGCGATTCCCGTTACGCTGCAAGGACTCCGCGATCGCCTGTTCGGCGACCCGCTTGCTGAACTCGATCTTCAGCACCGCTTCGAGGTCCGCGGCGGTGGCGAACCGCCACTGCGTGGCCACGCGGCGGCAGCCGAAGCCGGCGCGGGCGAAGAACCGTTCGACGGCGCCGGCGTCGTAGTGCGGTAGGTCGGCGCGCATCCAGCGGCCGTAGGGCTCGCTGGTCACGTCGAGGTCGACGATCAGGATCACCCCGCCGGGCCGCAGCACCCGCTCCGCCTCCGCCAGCCCCGGCTCGCAGCCCGGCCCGAAGAAGTACGCCGTGCGCGCGTGGACGACGTCGACGCTCGCGCTGCGGACCGGCAGCCGCTGGGCCCGGCCCAGCCGGACGTCCACGTTCGCCAGCCCGCGCACGCGCTCCAGCGCGCTGCGCACCAGTGGCTCGTGCGGCTCCACCCCGAGCACCGACCGCGCGTCGCGGGCGAAGCGCGGCAAGTGGAAGCCGTCGCCGCAGCCGACGTCGAGCACGTCCCGGCCGGCCCAGTCGCCCTCCTCGCGCAGCACGCGCCAGATTTCGCCGCCGCTGTCCTGCGCCCGGTTCTCCAGCTCGTAATCGGCCTGGTAGTACCAGATGTTCGGGCTCGGCACGACCTCCGCGCGCCGGGACGACCACCGCACCGCTGCTCCTTCCGGGGTCCTCGAGGCCGGCAGTGATTTTCCGGCCGCAGAATCTTGGCGGAAACCTTACGGATCACGCCTAGAATTCGGAGGGTCTCGGGAGGAGCACCCATGGCGATCGGCCCGTCCAGTACCCCGTCCCCGGTCCCGGCCGGAATTCCGTGCTGGATCGAGCTGGCCTGCCGCGAGCAGGCCGTGGCGGAAGGATTCTACGGTGCCCTCTTCGGGTGGGAGTACACCACTCAGCGGGACCCGGCGACGTCCGACGGGCGGTACGCCATCGCCACGCTCAACGGCCTGCCCGTCGGCGGGCTCTACCGCGCCGCGCAAGGCGGGCCGCTGGGCTGGGTCCCGCACCTGTCGGTGCCGCACACCGCGAGCGCCGCGGAGTGGGTGGAGCACCTCGGCGGCCGGCTGACACTGGGGCCGATGCCGCTCCCGGAGCGCGGCACGATCCTGCACGCCTACGACGCGTGCGGTGCGCCGGTGGTGTTCTGGGAGGTGCCGCCGGACTGGGAGTTCGTCACCGGGATCCCGAACACCTTCAGCGGCGCGGACCTCAACACCCACGACGGCGTCGCGGCGGATCACTTCTACACCAAGCTGTTCACGTACTCGAGCCACCAGATCGGCGACGGCGAGACGCTCGACTACGTCGAATGGCTCATCGAGCACGAGCCGGTGCTCTACCGGTACGTCATGGGCTCGGAGTACAGCCTCGACACCCCGCCGCACTGGCTCGTCTACTTCGACATCGACCCGGCGCGCGGCGTCGACGCGGTCGCGGGGGAAGCGCTCATGCACGGCGGAACGGTCGTGATCCAGCCGTACGACACGCCGTTCGGCCGGATGTCGATCCTCGCCGACCCGGAAGGCGCGGTCTTCGCCGTGATCGACCACTCGCGCGTCTCGGAAGAATGGGGCCGCGCGGAGGTCGACGACCCCTACGACGACTGACCACCGGCGAACGCGAGCCCCACGACCAGCACGTACGCCGCGGCCACCAGCCACATGCCGGTGGCCGGGAGCAGCGCGCCGACGAGCGCGACGCCGATCGCGCCACCGGTCTGGCGGGACGCGTTGAGCACGCCCGCGGCCAGCCCAGCCTTGCCCGGCAACGAATTCATCGCCAGTGACGTCATGGCGGGCATCGCCAGCGAGCAACAGCCGAAGACGAGCGAGACGACGACGAACGGCACCAGCGCACGATCCGCGGGCAGGAGCGCGAAGCCGACGGAGCCGGCGAGACCGGCCGAGGCACCCGCGATCATCGGGACGCGCGGGCCGAAACGCCCGGTGAGACGTCCGCTGAAGAACGCGTTGAGCCCGACCGCCATCGTCAGCGGCACCAGCGCGAGACCGGCCGTGAGCGCGCCGAGCTGCCAGGCGCGTTGCAGGAACAACGCCAGGCAGAACAGCGTGCCGTAGAGGCAGAAGTTGAACAGGCCGCCG
Proteins encoded in this region:
- a CDS encoding PadR family transcriptional regulator yields the protein MRRQRHPFAHERGRAPFGPFGGFGEFPPGFGPGGRGRGHGPGRRGHGGRRSRRGDVRAAILALLAEQPRHGYEIIREIGERSGGFWRPSPGSVYPTLQLLADEGLVISKDEHGKKLFELTDAGRAAAEQQDSTPPWEQIAQDVDPVEVGLAKAGKNLAAAVVQIMRAGTESQQARAAEVLNDARRSLYGILGEDEDESSAPEEGTE
- a CDS encoding class I SAM-dependent methyltransferase, with protein sequence MRWSSRRAEVVPSPNIWYYQADYELENRAQDSGGEIWRVLREEGDWAGRDVLDVGCGDGFHLPRFARDARSVLGVEPHEPLVRSALERVRGLANVDVRLGRAQRLPVRSASVDVVHARTAYFFGPGCEPGLAEAERVLRPGGVILIVDLDVTSEPYGRWMRADLPHYDAGAVERFFARAGFGCRRVATQWRFATAADLEAVLKIEFSKRVAEQAIAESLQRNGNRERDLTLPVGYRVHARVKPTGLVLPGHSVPSSGAEDSSSSSPRMP
- a CDS encoding VOC family protein; this encodes MAIGPSSTPSPVPAGIPCWIELACREQAVAEGFYGALFGWEYTTQRDPATSDGRYAIATLNGLPVGGLYRAAQGGPLGWVPHLSVPHTASAAEWVEHLGGRLTLGPMPLPERGTILHAYDACGAPVVFWEVPPDWEFVTGIPNTFSGADLNTHDGVAADHFYTKLFTYSSHQIGDGETLDYVEWLIEHEPVLYRYVMGSEYSLDTPPHWLVYFDIDPARGVDAVAGEALMHGGTVVIQPYDTPFGRMSILADPEGAVFAVIDHSRVSEEWGRAEVDDPYDD